The following is a genomic window from Serratia ficaria.
TGCGGCTCCCAGCTCAGCTGCGCCAGGGTCAGCGACGCCTTTTCCGCCGCCATGCGCGAGGCCAGGTGCCGCTGGGGCGAGTTCTTTTCGACCGCCACGCAGTCGTGCAGCAGCACCGCGGCGCAGAGCCGGCGACGATCGCCGCCTTCCCGCTCGCTGATATGGCGACAGTTCTTCCATACCCGGTGCAGATGAGCCACGTCGTGCGAGCCGTCGTCAGAGTCGAGGGTCAGCGGCAGCAGGGCCTGCGCCAGCGTCTCATAGGGCGAGAACGGCTGCAGCAGCGCTGGCGAAAGAGGGGATAAATGCACGTTTTGCTCCTGGTTGGCGGAAATCGTCAATAATCATGGCAGCCGCAGATGCCATAAAAATGACGCTGAGGGCGGCGTATTGTTTACCCTATTGCAACGGACTATTGCCATATCCACGGTTTTTATCATGGAATAAGCAACCTACAATGGCGTGATTCCGGTCGGTGCCGCTTGGTGTTAGCACTGTGTCTGCGGCGGCTGGCCGGAATATCCCGCAAAGCCACAGGAGAAAAGACATGCCAACCCATCTTGAGATCGTCCGCGCCACCTATGAAGGCAGTTCCGAAGAGAATGGCCGCAACCTGCTGGCGGCGCTGGCGCCCGACGCCGAGTGGACCGAAGCCGCCGGATTCCCCTACGCCGGCACCTACGTGGGCCCGGAGGCGATCGTCAAAAATGTGCATCAGCGTTTGGGCACCGAGTGGCAGGGTTACCGCGCCGACGTCGACCACTTCTATGACGCCGGCGACAACGTGATTGCCCAGGGTTTCTATCATGGCACCTATCGGGCTACCGGCAAGTCCTTCAGCGCGTCGTTCGCGCATATTTATACGCTGCGCGACGGCAAGATAGTCAAGTTCGTGCAGGTGGTCGACAGCGCCAAAGTGCTGGAAGCCATGCGGCCCTAAAGGCCGCTGCGCTTGCCGAATTTGCGGTCGTATTCGCGCCGGTAGCCGCGGGCGCGGTTGCGATCGCGGATCCATAAATAGCCGCACACCAGCGCGACCGCCCCCGAAAAGGTGACGTTGCGCATATCCCGGTCATACCAAAACACCAGCAGCGCATCCAGCGCAGCGATAAAGGCAATCCATTTGTACATATGGGATTGACGCCGCGTGGCGGCGTTAAGTCGCTTTAACTGTCTGGCCTCGTGCAGCACCGGCTTCGGTTGCATAACGTCTCGTCTAATAATTGTCTTGGCGATAAATTAGCAGAATCCGCCCGAGCGCCGCAAAGGTTAACGCAGGCCGCCGCACGATAGCGCCGGCATCACAACGCCATGATCGCCTCTATCTCCACGCTGACCTGCGGCGAAAACAGGGCGCTGACCGCCATCAGGGAACAGGCCGGCAGCGCGCCGTCAAAATAATCGAACAGCACCGGGCGCACCGCAGGCAGCGCGGCGATGTCGGTCAAAAAGACGCCGATCTTGATCAGCGCCTTCAAATTAGTGCCTTCTTCCGCGGCGATGGTCGCCAGCTGTTCCAGAATCGCCTGGGTCTGCTGCGCCGCAGCCTGGCCCTGCGCCTCGGTGGCGAACGCCGTCAAGCCGGAGACATACAGCAGATCGCCGTGGCGCACCGCGTGCACATAAGGCCCGCCCGGCGTGGGCAACTGCGGATAATTAATGCGTTTTAATGACGTCATGGTAAAACCCCTCGCGAGATTTATTAAAAAAAGCGGCAAACTTGGTTAGGATAACTGGCGCAACGCCGGTAAATCGCGGCGATCTATCGTATCACTCACATCTGTTTTCCTGTGCCGTCCGCTTCACGCAATGAGCAATCGGCGGGGATCACCGCAACAAGGTCAGGGGCCAATGAACCGGGCATTTATACCCTATATGCAACGCTGGCGGCTGGAGCCGGACGGCCAGGCCTTCGAAACCCACAGCAGCCTGCTGATGCCGGTGCGCTATCGCGGGGACGCCGCCATGCTGAAAATCGCCCGCGAACAGGAAGAGAAATTTGGCGGCCGGCTGATGTGCTGGTGGCGGGGCGAAGGCGCGGCGCGGGTGCTGGCATGGCATGAAGACGGCATCTTGCTGGAGCGCGCCCAGGGCAGCGGTTCGCTGGCGCAGCTGGTACGCGACGGCGATGACGCCCAGGCGACGGCGATCCTGTGCCGGGTCATCGCCGGCCTGCATGCTCCCCGTCCGCAACCCTTGCCGGAACTGATCCCGCTGCACCAGTGGTTCAACTCGCTGTGGCCTGCGGCGCAGGCGCACGGCGGCATGCTGCGCCTCAGCGCCACCGCGGCGGCCGAGTTGCTGACCAGCCCGCGGGAGGAAGGGGTGCTGCACGGCGATATTCATCATGACAACGTGCTGGACTTCGGCGAACGCGGCTGGTTGGCGATCGATCCCAAACGACTGTACGGCGAGCGCGGTTTCGATTACGCCAATATTTTCTGCAATCCCAATTACGGCATCGCCACCGACCCGGCGGTTTTTCAGCGCCGGGTGGAGCAGATTTGTCGGCTGGCGGGGTTGGATCGCCGCCGTCAGCTGCAGTGGATCCTGGCCTGGTCGGGGCTCTCCGCCGCCTGGTTTATGGAGGACGGCGAAGCGGCCGACATCGACTTCCGCGTGGCCGAGCTGGCGGCGCGCGCGCTGGGCCTGGCGCTGCCGGACGGTGATTCAGGGTTCATCCTGCCAGTAATCGAGCGAGGCTGAGGGGCGCTGCAGATACCGCACCGGTTCGCCGTCGCCGCCGCGCCCGCTAGCCTGATATTTGCCTGAGTCCGGATATTCCACCAGTTCGGGCTGCTCCCGGGTGCTGACCGACAGGTATTTCAGCGGCGCATCCGAGGTGTTGATGATTTGATGCGGATATTCCGGGCCCGGCGGGATAAAAATGATATCGCCGCTGACGATCGGCAGCCGCTCTCCGGCAACCCGCAAGGTGCCGCTGCCTTGCAGAATGATGAACATCTCCTCCTGCGCGTAGTGAAAGTGGTAGGGGCAGGAACGCATGCCCGGCGCCACCCAATCGATGGAGGCGCCCAGCTTCTCTGCTGCGGTGCCGGTGCCGAGACGGGCGCCGACGCTGTCATACAGCGGCGCCCGTTGCTCGCGGCGTGTCTCTGCCCGATCGAAATTGCGGATCAGGCGCTGGGCTAACTGCGCGGCTTTCTCATTCATAGGCTCTCTCGTGACGCTGTCACCTGCCGGTTGACGATGGCGAGGGCAAATCCGTCCCCCGTCTTCAGGTAAATCGCTGCTGAGCACCTCAAGTGAAGGCGCCGCCGCGTGTCTTGTCAACGTCATGTGCACGTTTTTCACGGCGCGGGCGTGCGCCGCGGCAGCGAGAGCAGCAGGTGGGCGATGGCGCCGCCGATAATGCCCCAAAAAGCGGAACCGACCCCCAGCAGCGTCACGCCGGAGGCGGTGATCAAAAAGGCGATCAAGGCCGCGTCGCGTTGCCTCTCGTCGTGCAGGGCGCGTTGCAGGCTGCCGCCGATGGTGCCCAGCAGCGCCAGCCCGGCGATGGTCTGGATCAGCGCCGCCGGCAGCGCGCTGAACAGCATGCCGATGGCGCCGCCGAACAGCCCGGCCAGCAGGTAGAAGGCGCCGGCGGCGACCGCGCCCATATAGCGGCGCTGCGGGTCGGGGTGCACGTCCGGCCCCATGCAGATAGCGGCGGTGATGGCGGCGATGCACACCGAGAATCCGCCGAACGGCGCCAGCAGCAGGGCGGTCAGCGCGGTCCAGCCGATCAGGGGCGACGTCGGCACGCTGTAGCCGGCCGCCTTCAGCGTGGCGATGCCGGGGGCGTTTTGCGACGCCATGGTCACCACGAAGAACGGCACGCCGATGCCCAGCAGCGTCGACGCGCTGAAGTGCGGGGTGATAAATTCCGGCATGGCGAGGGCCCACGGCTGTTGGGCCAGGTGAATATTGCCCTGCAGCGCGGCGATGGCCAACCCGCTCAGCAAGGTCAAGACGATGGCATAGCGCGCCAGATAGCGGCGGCTGAGCAGGTACGCCAACCCCATGCCGGCGCTGAGGGCGAAGTTAACCTGCAGCGAGGCGAAAGCGTCCAGGCCGAAGCGCAGCAAAATGCCCGCCAGCATCGCGGCGGAGATCGCCTGCGGAATAAAGTCCATCAGCCGGGCGAACAGGCCGGTCACGCCGCACAGCAGGATCAGCCCGGAGGCGAAGATGAAGACGCCGATCGCCTCATTTAGCGGGGTGCCGGGCAGGCTGGTTACCAGCAGCGCCGCGCCGGGCGTCGACCAGGCGGTCAGGATCGGCGTGCGGTAATACAGCGAAAGGCCAAGCGAAGTGACGCCCATCCCCAGCCCCAGCGCGCTCAGCCAGCCGCCGATCTGCAGCGGCGTGGCGCCCGCGGCGGCGGCGGCCTGGAAGATGATCGCGGCGGAGCTGGTGTAACCGACCAGCACGGCGACAAAACCGGCCATGACGGCGGGCAGCGTCAGATGACGCAGGGAAAGGGCTGGGCGCATGGCGGGCTCCGGGAATGATGATTCGTGCGTTATAACGCACAGCGAAAATCAGCATAGCATCGTGCGTTATAGCGCACAAGTGGCTATAATCGCCGCCAAAAGCAGCGGGAGACATTATGCAGGAACTGACCGGCCATTTGGCGCACACCCTTCGCACGCTGCGCGCTCAGCGCGGCTGGAGCCTGACGCAGGCGGCCGCGCATACCGGCGTCAGCAAGGCGATGCTCGGGCAGATTGAACGCGGCGAGTCCAGCCCGACGGTGGCGACGTTGTGGAAGATCGCCACCGGTTTCAACGTGGCGTTTTCGGCCTTTCTCGAGGCTGCGCCGCTGCAGCAGCAGGCCGCGCTGCACCGCTACGGCGATTTGCCGGTGTTCGACCAGCACAATGCCGATATGCGCGTGGTGCCGCTGTTCCCGTTCGACAGGCAGCTGGGTTTCGACATGTTTGTCATCGATCTGGCGCCCGGGGCGCTCAGCGAATCTTCGCCCCATGAGCCGGGCGTCATCGAGCACGTGATCGTCATCAGCGGCCGGCTGGAGCTGGCGATCGACGGCCAATGGCACCGTCTGGCCGCCGGCGAGGCGATGCGTTTTCAGGCCGATCGGCCGCACGCCTACCGCAATGCCGGCCAGCAATCGGTGCGCATTCACGATCTGATCCACTATCCTAAATCCTGACTCAACGCCCTGGGCGCAGCCTTTGACTCTGCGCCGCCAAACGCCTACCTTGTTGAAAATGACTCTTATTTCTCGGCCAAAAGGAGCTTGATTTTGCCGGTCAGCAATCGACGTCAGTTTATTAAACTCAGCGCACAAACCGCAGGAGCCGTATTCGCGATGACTTCATTACCCAACAGTATCCGCCTGGCGATGGCGGCGGAAGGCGGCAGCGCCGCCGGCGATGAATTCCTGTGGCTGGAAGAGCTGCAGGGCAAGGCCGCGCAGCAATGGGTGCAGCGGGAAAACCAGCGCACCGCCGCGCGTTTTGCGCAGGGAGAGGGCTTCCACCAGCTGGAGCGGCAGGTGCTGGATATCCTCAATAAGGACACCCAGATCCCCTGGATCAGCAAACGCGGCGACTACTACTACAACTTCTGGCAGGATCAGGCCAACCCGCGCGGCCTGCTGCGCCGCACGACGCTGGCGGAATACCGCAAGGCCAGGCCGGCGTGGGAAACCGTGCTGGACATCGACGCGCTGGGCAAGGCTGAGGGCAAGGACTGGGTGTATCACGGTTCGCAGCCGCTGGCGCCGGAATACCGCTATTGCCTGATGGAACTGTCGCCGGACGGCGGCGACGCCACCGAAATTCGCGAGTTCGACCTGATCGCGAAGGCCTTCGTGAAGGACGGATTCCGGCTGCCGGTGGCCAAAAGCCAGGCGTCGTGGATCGATAAAGACACGCTGTTTATCGCCACCGATTTCGGCCCCGGATCCATGACCCAGTCCGGCTACGCGCGCATCGCCAAGCGCTGGCGCCGCGGCACG
Proteins encoded in this region:
- a CDS encoding nuclear transport factor 2 family protein, which gives rise to MPTHLEIVRATYEGSSEENGRNLLAALAPDAEWTEAAGFPYAGTYVGPEAIVKNVHQRLGTEWQGYRADVDHFYDAGDNVIAQGFYHGTYRATGKSFSASFAHIYTLRDGKIVKFVQVVDSAKVLEAMRP
- a CDS encoding RidA family protein, encoding MTSLKRINYPQLPTPGGPYVHAVRHGDLLYVSGLTAFATEAQGQAAAQQTQAILEQLATIAAEEGTNLKALIKIGVFLTDIAALPAVRPVLFDYFDGALPACSLMAVSALFSPQVSVEIEAIMAL
- a CDS encoding aminoglycoside phosphotransferase family protein, whose amino-acid sequence is MNRAFIPYMQRWRLEPDGQAFETHSSLLMPVRYRGDAAMLKIAREQEEKFGGRLMCWWRGEGAARVLAWHEDGILLERAQGSGSLAQLVRDGDDAQATAILCRVIAGLHAPRPQPLPELIPLHQWFNSLWPAAQAHGGMLRLSATAAAELLTSPREEGVLHGDIHHDNVLDFGERGWLAIDPKRLYGERGFDYANIFCNPNYGIATDPAVFQRRVEQICRLAGLDRRRQLQWILAWSGLSAAWFMEDGEAADIDFRVAELAARALGLALPDGDSGFILPVIERG
- a CDS encoding cupin domain-containing protein, producing MNEKAAQLAQRLIRNFDRAETRREQRAPLYDSVGARLGTGTAAEKLGASIDWVAPGMRSCPYHFHYAQEEMFIILQGSGTLRVAGERLPIVSGDIIFIPPGPEYPHQIINTSDAPLKYLSVSTREQPELVEYPDSGKYQASGRGGDGEPVRYLQRPSASLDYWQDEP
- a CDS encoding benzoate/H(+) symporter BenE family transporter, translating into MRPALSLRHLTLPAVMAGFVAVLVGYTSSAAIIFQAAAAAGATPLQIGGWLSALGLGMGVTSLGLSLYYRTPILTAWSTPGAALLVTSLPGTPLNEAIGVFIFASGLILLCGVTGLFARLMDFIPQAISAAMLAGILLRFGLDAFASLQVNFALSAGMGLAYLLSRRYLARYAIVLTLLSGLAIAALQGNIHLAQQPWALAMPEFITPHFSASTLLGIGVPFFVVTMASQNAPGIATLKAAGYSVPTSPLIGWTALTALLLAPFGGFSVCIAAITAAICMGPDVHPDPQRRYMGAVAAGAFYLLAGLFGGAIGMLFSALPAALIQTIAGLALLGTIGGSLQRALHDERQRDAALIAFLITASGVTLLGVGSAFWGIIGGAIAHLLLSLPRRTPAP
- a CDS encoding helix-turn-helix domain-containing protein, which codes for MQELTGHLAHTLRTLRAQRGWSLTQAAAHTGVSKAMLGQIERGESSPTVATLWKIATGFNVAFSAFLEAAPLQQQAALHRYGDLPVFDQHNADMRVVPLFPFDRQLGFDMFVIDLAPGALSESSPHEPGVIEHVIVISGRLELAIDGQWHRLAAGEAMRFQADRPHAYRNAGQQSVRIHDLIHYPKS